One Phaseolus vulgaris cultivar G19833 chromosome 2, P. vulgaris v2.0, whole genome shotgun sequence DNA window includes the following coding sequences:
- the LOC137810022 gene encoding heptahelical transmembrane protein 4 isoform X1: MGSEDSNLMENEGACRGREGKGRRLWKKVKYQLVEYHSLPGYLRDNEYILGHYRSEWPIKQVLLSMFTIHNETLNVWTHLVGFFIFLALTVYTAMKIPKVVDLNSLQHFPDILMKTDLQKLQSELLTCLPSIPDLQRLKEEISNWHIKEYLYNCLPVRFFSSNHTDVCVLHSVKEDLANIIAPLIIRPITRWPFFAFLGGAMFCLLASSVCHLLSCHSERMAYIMLRLDYAGIAALISTSFYPPVYYSFMCYPFFCNLYLGFITVLGIATILVSLLPVFQNPEFRTIRASLFFGMGLSGAAPILHKLYLFWGQPEVFHTTGYEILMGVLYGLGALVYATRIPERWMPGKFDIAGHSHQLFHILVVAGAYAHYRAGIVYLRWRDLQGC; this comes from the exons ATGGGAAGCGAAGATTCGAATTTGATGGAGAACGAAGGGGCGTGTCGCGGAAGGGAAGGGAAAGGGAGGAGGCTGTGGAAGAAGGTGAAGTACCAGCTGGTGGAGTACCACTCTTTGCCCGGTTACTTGAGAGACAACGAGTACATTCTCGGTCACTATCGATCTGAATGGCCCATCAAGCAGGTTCTGCTGAGTATGTTCACCATCCACAATGAAACTCTCAACGTTTGGAC GCATTTGGTCGGGTTCTTCATATTTCTGGCATTGACTGTATACACTGCCATGAAAATTCCGAAGGTTGTAGATCTTAATTCACTACAGCATTTTCCTGACATCCTCATGAAGACCGACCTGCAGAAATTACAATCAGAACTCTTGACGTGTCTCCCTTCCATTCCTGATTTACAAAGACTCAAAGAGGAAATCTCAAATTGGCATATTAAAGAATATCTGTATAATTGTCTGCCTGTAAGATTTTTCAGTAGCAATCATACTGATGTGTGTGTTCTG CATAGCGTAAAAGAGGACCTGGCGAACATTATAGCACCACTTATAATTAGACCAATTACAAGGTGGCCATTTTTCGCATTTTTAGGGGGTGCCATGTTTTGCTTGCTAGCTAGCAGTGTTTGCCATCTTCTATCTTGTCACTCTGAGCGCATGGCATACATCATGCTCAGGCTTGACTATGCTGGAATTGCGGCCCTGATATCCACCTCTTTCTATCCTCCAGTATATTACTCTTTTATGTGTTATCCTTTTTTCTGCAACCTTTACCTAGGATTTATCACTGTATTGGGTATTGCCACCATCTTGGTTTCTCTGCTTCCAGTGTTCCAAAATCCCGAATTCCGCACCATCCGAGCATCTCTCTTCTTCGGAATGGGTTTGTCCGGTGCAGCACCTATACTACACAAGCTTTATCTATTCTGGGGCCAGCCAGAAGTATTTCACACAACGGGATATGAGATTCTGATGGGTGTTCTCTATGGACTTGGAGCACTGGTTTATGCTACTAGGATTCCAGAACGATGGATGCCTGGGAAATTTGACATTGCCGGACACAGTCACCAATTGTTTCATATATTGGTGGTGGCTGGAGCATACGCTCATTATCGGGCAGGGATAGTTTATCTCAGGTGGCGTGATCTTCAAGGTTGTTGA
- the LOC137810022 gene encoding heptahelical transmembrane protein 4 isoform X3, protein MFCLLASSVCHLLSCHSERMAYIMLRLDYAGIAALISTSFYPPVYYSFMCYPFFCNLYLGFITVLGIATILVSLLPVFQNPEFRTIRASLFFGMGLSGAAPILHKLYLFWGQPEVFHTTGYEILMGVLYGLGALVYATRIPERWMPGKFDIAGHSHQLFHILVVAGAYAHYRAGIVYLRWRDLQGC, encoded by the coding sequence ATGTTTTGCTTGCTAGCTAGCAGTGTTTGCCATCTTCTATCTTGTCACTCTGAGCGCATGGCATACATCATGCTCAGGCTTGACTATGCTGGAATTGCGGCCCTGATATCCACCTCTTTCTATCCTCCAGTATATTACTCTTTTATGTGTTATCCTTTTTTCTGCAACCTTTACCTAGGATTTATCACTGTATTGGGTATTGCCACCATCTTGGTTTCTCTGCTTCCAGTGTTCCAAAATCCCGAATTCCGCACCATCCGAGCATCTCTCTTCTTCGGAATGGGTTTGTCCGGTGCAGCACCTATACTACACAAGCTTTATCTATTCTGGGGCCAGCCAGAAGTATTTCACACAACGGGATATGAGATTCTGATGGGTGTTCTCTATGGACTTGGAGCACTGGTTTATGCTACTAGGATTCCAGAACGATGGATGCCTGGGAAATTTGACATTGCCGGACACAGTCACCAATTGTTTCATATATTGGTGGTGGCTGGAGCATACGCTCATTATCGGGCAGGGATAGTTTATCTCAGGTGGCGTGATCTTCAAGGTTGTTGA
- the LOC137810022 gene encoding heptahelical transmembrane protein 4 isoform X2 has product MGSEDSNLMENEGACRGREGKGRRLWKKVKYQLVEYHSLPGYLRDNEYILGHYRSEWPIKQVLLSMFTIHNETLNVWTHLVGFFIFLALTVYTAMKIPKVVDLNSLQHFPDILMKTDLQKLQSELLTCLPSIPDLQRLKEEISNWHIKEYLYNCLPHSVKEDLANIIAPLIIRPITRWPFFAFLGGAMFCLLASSVCHLLSCHSERMAYIMLRLDYAGIAALISTSFYPPVYYSFMCYPFFCNLYLGFITVLGIATILVSLLPVFQNPEFRTIRASLFFGMGLSGAAPILHKLYLFWGQPEVFHTTGYEILMGVLYGLGALVYATRIPERWMPGKFDIAGHSHQLFHILVVAGAYAHYRAGIVYLRWRDLQGC; this is encoded by the exons ATGGGAAGCGAAGATTCGAATTTGATGGAGAACGAAGGGGCGTGTCGCGGAAGGGAAGGGAAAGGGAGGAGGCTGTGGAAGAAGGTGAAGTACCAGCTGGTGGAGTACCACTCTTTGCCCGGTTACTTGAGAGACAACGAGTACATTCTCGGTCACTATCGATCTGAATGGCCCATCAAGCAGGTTCTGCTGAGTATGTTCACCATCCACAATGAAACTCTCAACGTTTGGAC GCATTTGGTCGGGTTCTTCATATTTCTGGCATTGACTGTATACACTGCCATGAAAATTCCGAAGGTTGTAGATCTTAATTCACTACAGCATTTTCCTGACATCCTCATGAAGACCGACCTGCAGAAATTACAATCAGAACTCTTGACGTGTCTCCCTTCCATTCCTGATTTACAAAGACTCAAAGAGGAAATCTCAAATTGGCATATTAAAGAATATCTGTATAATTGTCTGCCT CATAGCGTAAAAGAGGACCTGGCGAACATTATAGCACCACTTATAATTAGACCAATTACAAGGTGGCCATTTTTCGCATTTTTAGGGGGTGCCATGTTTTGCTTGCTAGCTAGCAGTGTTTGCCATCTTCTATCTTGTCACTCTGAGCGCATGGCATACATCATGCTCAGGCTTGACTATGCTGGAATTGCGGCCCTGATATCCACCTCTTTCTATCCTCCAGTATATTACTCTTTTATGTGTTATCCTTTTTTCTGCAACCTTTACCTAGGATTTATCACTGTATTGGGTATTGCCACCATCTTGGTTTCTCTGCTTCCAGTGTTCCAAAATCCCGAATTCCGCACCATCCGAGCATCTCTCTTCTTCGGAATGGGTTTGTCCGGTGCAGCACCTATACTACACAAGCTTTATCTATTCTGGGGCCAGCCAGAAGTATTTCACACAACGGGATATGAGATTCTGATGGGTGTTCTCTATGGACTTGGAGCACTGGTTTATGCTACTAGGATTCCAGAACGATGGATGCCTGGGAAATTTGACATTGCCGGACACAGTCACCAATTGTTTCATATATTGGTGGTGGCTGGAGCATACGCTCATTATCGGGCAGGGATAGTTTATCTCAGGTGGCGTGATCTTCAAGGTTGTTGA
- the LOC137810019 gene encoding galactomannan galactosyltransferase 1-like: protein MVTSDLSNHHHHHNHNSINSPMAKPNSRNKTSSIFLSDGCLFLGGAFSALILVWGFSSFTTFPNDTLNLETLSQNDAASPRTPDLTFDPPDKTFFDDPQMGYTIDKKVRNWDEKREEWLKLHPSFSAGAKERVLMITGSQPEPCRNPIGDHLLLRFFKNKVDYCRLHGYDILYNNALLDPKMFAYWAKYPVVRAAMMAHPEAEWIWWVDSDALFTDMEFKLPLERYKGHNLVVHGWPHLIHEKRSWTGLNAGVFLIRNCQWSLDFMDSWASMGPQTPNYEKWGKTLRSTFKDKFFPESDDQTGLAYLIAIEKEKWADKIYLESDYYFEGYWKEIVGTLQNISDKYKKMEEGVHRLRRRHAEKVSESYGGIREEDLKDAGFGWRRPFITHFTGCQPCSGKYNAMYSADDCWNGMHKALNFADNQVLRNYGFLRPDLLLNSVSTLPFDYPHP from the coding sequence ATGGTAACATCTGACCTCTctaatcatcatcatcaccacaACCACAATAGCATCAATTCTCCTATGGCGAAGCCCAATTCCCGAAACAAAACCTCCTCTATATTCCTCTCCGACGGTTGCCTCTTCCTTGGAGGAGCATTCTCCGCTCTTATTCTCGTCTGGGGTTTCTCCTCCTTCACCACCTTCCCGAACGACACTCTCAACCTCGAAACCCTTTCCCAAAACGACGCCGCATCACCCCGCACTCCCGACTTAACCTTCGACCCTCCAGACAAAACCTTCTTCGACGACCCGCAAATGGGGTACACCATTGACAAGAAAGTCCGGAACTGGGACGAGAAGCGTGAGGAGTGGCTCAAACTCCATCCTTCGTTCTCTGCCGGAGCAAAAGAAAGGGTTTTGATGATCACCGGGTCGCAGCCGGAGCCTTGCCGGAACCCTATCGGCGACCACCTTCTCCTGCGGTTTTTTAAGAACAAGGTGGACTACTGTCGGCTACACGGGTACGATATCTTGTACAACAACGCACTCTTAGACCCCAAGATGTTCGCGTATTGGGCCAAGTACCCTGTTGTGCGGGCCGCAATGATGGCCCACCCGGAGGCCGAGTGGATCTGGTGGGTTGACTCGGACGCGTTGTTCACCGACATGGAGTTCAAGCTCCCTCTGGAGCGTTACAAGGGGCACAACCTTGTCGTTCACGGGTGGCCCCACCTGATTCACGAGAAAAGAAGCTGGACGGGCCTGAACGCCGGCGTCTTCTTGATCCGAAATTGTCAGTGGTCGTTGGACTTCATGGACTCGTGGGCCAGCATGGGCCCGCAGACGCCCAATTACGAGAAATGGGGAAAGACGCTGCGGTCGACTTTCAAGGACAAGTTCTTCCCGGAGTCGGACGATCAGACGGGCCTGGCGTATCTGATCGCAATCGAGAAGGAGAAATGGGCGGACAAGATTTACCTGGAGAGCGACTACTACTTCGAAGGTTACTGGAAGGAGATAGTGGGAACGCTCCAGAACATCAGCGACAAATACAAGAAGATGGAAGAAGGGGTGCACAGGTTAAGGAGGCGGCACGCCGAGAAGGTGAGCGAGAGCTACGGTGGCATTAGGGAGGAGGATTTGAAGGATGCCGGGTTCGGGTGGCGGAGACCTTTCATCACGCACTTCACCGGATGCCAACCCTGCAGCGGAAAGTATAATGCCATGTATTCTGCAGACGATTGCTGGAACGGAATGCACAAGGCTCTCAATTTCGCCGATAATCAGGTCTTGCGCAATTACGGTTTCCTCCGCCCCGATCTACTCCTTAACTCCGTTTCCACTCTCCCTTTTGATTATCCCCATCCAtga